A window of Castanea sativa cultivar Marrone di Chiusa Pesio chromosome 1, ASM4071231v1 contains these coding sequences:
- the LOC142616984 gene encoding uncharacterized protein LOC142616984: MYTYARNANAIFYSPTIFIISRNSRRLQSLAVLSHPFLPRKPNPNAKHQHYFKFKSSLPSSSFSSIHSSMGSLCALDKTLQYPVARRDESVVDDYHGVKISDPYRWLEDPDAEEVKEFVQKQVKLTESVLEKCETREKLREKITKLFDHPRYDAPFRRGDKYFYFYNTGLQAQSVLYVQDSLDGEPEVLLDPNALSKDGTIALNTYSVSEDAKYLGYGLSASGSDWVTIKVMRVEDKKVEADTISWVKFSSIIWTHDSKGFFYGRYPAPKEGENVDAGTETNSNLNHELYYHFLGTDQSEDILCWRDPENPKYMFGASVTEDGKYVLLYIDEGCDPVNKFYYCDLFTLPNGLVGLKGKNDLLPFVKLVDDFDAQYHVIANDDTLFTFLTNKDAPKYKLVRVDLKDPTVWTDVIQEAENDVLESACAVNGNQMIVSYLSNVKYVLQVRDLKSGSLLHQLPIDIGSVSGISARRKDNVVFFGFTSFLSPGIIYQCNLETEVPSLKIFRETVVPGFDRSEFNVDQVFVPSKDGTKIPVFIVARKNILLDGSHPCLLYGYGGFNISLTPSFSVGRLVLTRHLGVVFCIANIRGGGEYGEEWHKAGSLAKKQNCFDDFISVGEYLISARYTQPRKLCIEGGSNGGLLVGACVNQRPDLFGCALAHVGVMDMLRFHKFTIGHAWTSDYGCSEKEEEFHWIIKYSPLHNVKRPWEQHPDQQTQYPPIMLLTADHDDRVVPLHSLKLLATLQYVLCTSLEKSPQTNPIIGRIECKAGHGAGRPTQKLIDEAADRYGFMAKMLDASWTD, encoded by the exons ATGTACACATACGCTCGTAACGCAAATGCCATATTCTATTCTCCAACTATTTTCATTATCTCCCGAAATTCCCGCCGCCTCCAAAGTCTTGCTGTATTAAGTCACCCCTTCCTTCCACGCAAACCAAACCCAAACGCAAAGCACCAACATtacttcaaattcaaatcttctcttccttcttcctCATTTTCCTCAATCCATTCTTCAATGGGATCGCTCTGTGCCCTAGACAAAACGTTACAGTACCCGGTAGCTCGTAGAGACGAGTCCGTCGTCGATGACTACCACGGCGTTAAAATCTCCGACCCTTATCGATG GCTTGAAGATCCTGATGCAGAGGAAGTGAAAGAGTTCGTGCAAAAGCAAGTGAAATTGACAGAATCGGTGCTTGAGAAATGCGAGACGAGAGAGAAGCTTCGCGAGAAGATTACGAAGCTCTTTGATCATCCACGTTACGATGCGCCTTTTAGGCGTGGAGACAAGTACTTTTACTTCTACAACACTGGCCTCCAAGCCCAAAGCGTCCTCTATGTACAG GATAGTTTGGATGGAGAACCTGAGGTTTTGCTGGATCCAAATGCGCTTAGTAAAGATGGAACTATAGCTTTGAACACGTATTCGGTTAGTGAAGATGCTAAGTACTTGGGTTATGGGCTTAGTGCCAGCGGTAGCGATTGGGTGACAATCAAAGTAATGCGTGTTGAGGATAAGAAAGTTGAGGCTGATACTATATCATGG GTTAAGTTTTCTTCCATTATTTGGACTCATGATAGCAAAGGGTTTTTCTACGGCCGATATCCTGCTCCCAA AGAGGGAGAAAATGTAGATGCTGGAACGGAGACCAATTCTAACCTTAATCATGAATTATACTATCATTTCTTGGGAACGGATCAGTCAGAAGATATTTTATGTTGGAGAGATCCTGAAAACCCTAAATACATGTTTGGAGCCAGTGTTACAGAGGATGGGAAG TATGTTCTTCTGTACATTGACGAGGGTTGTGACCCTgtgaacaaattttattactgCGACTTGTTTACCCTTCCTAATGGGCTTGTAGGTTTGAAGGGGAAAAATGACTTGCTCCCATTTGTTAAGCTTGTTGATGACTTTGATGCACAATACCATGTAATTGCAAATGATGACACCTTGTTTACTTTCCTGACAAATAAAGATGCTCCAAAATATAAGTTAGTTCGAGTTGATCTGAAGGACCCAACTGTTTGGACTGATGTTATCCAAGAAGCCGAAAACGATGTACTTGAATCAGCTTGTGCTGTTAATGGTAACCAAATGATTGTGAGTTACCTGAGTAATGTTAAGTATGTTCTTCAGGTAAGGGACTTGAAATCAGGTTCCTTGCTACATCAATTACCCATTGACATTGGGTCAGTTAGTGGGATTTCTGCAAGGCGTAAAGATAATGTGGTCTTTTTTGGTTTTACTAGCTTTCTTTCCCCTGGTATCATTTATCAGTGCAATTTAGAAACTGAGGTGCCCAGTTTGAAGATATTTCGTGAAACTGTTGTTCCTGGGTTTGATCGCTCGGAGTTCAATGTTGATCAG GTTTTTGTGCCTAGTAAGGATGGTACCAAGATACCAGTGTTCATTGTGGCCAGAAAGAATATTCTTCTGGATGGATCACACCCTTGTTTGTTATATGGGTATGGTGGATTCAACATTAGTCTTACTCCATCATTCAGTGTTGGTCGCCTTGTACTCACAAGGCATCTAGGTGTTGTTTTTTGCATAGCAAACATCCGTGGCGGTGGAGAGTATGGAGAGGAATGGCATAAAGCAGGCTCACTTGCAAAGAAGCAGAATTGCTTTGATGACTTCATTTCTGTTGGCGAATACCTTATATCTGCTCGTTATACCCAGCCCAGAAAGTTGTGTATTGAAGGTGGAAGCAATGGTGGGCTTCTTGTTGGGGCTTGTGTGAATCAG AGACCTGATCTTTTTGGTTGTGCATTGGCTCATGTTGGTGTTATGGACATGCTACGATTCCACAAGTTCACCATAG GCCATGCGTGGACTTCTGATTATGGTTGTTCAGAGAAGGAGGAAGAATTCCATTGGATAATCAA gtATTCTCCACTTCATAATGTCAAGAGACCTTGGGAACAACACCCGGATCAACAAACCCAATACCCTCCCATAATGTTATTGACCGCTGATCATGATGATAGGGTTGTGCCTTTGCATTCATTGAAGTTATTGGCG ACCTTGCAGTATGTTCTATGCACAAGCTTAGAGAAGAGCCCCCAGACCAATCCTATTATTGGTCGCATTGAGTGTAAGGCAGGACATGGAGCTGGACGTCCTACACAGAAATTG ATTGATGAAGCTGCTGATCGGTACGGTTTTATGGCTAAGATGTTGGATGCATCATGGACTGACTAA